The Streptomyces spororaveus genome includes a region encoding these proteins:
- a CDS encoding GNAT family N-acetyltransferase, whose product MSDDYVIRAVRGDEWEKVKELRLVALRDPAAAVAFLETEEGALAQADEFWQQRAAGAAEGRGARQFVAEAGDGRWVGSVTLLIEAQGGTDYFGEAIEQQQGHMVGVFVRPEQRGSGLVERLFDAALDWAWSLEEPATERVRLFVHEDNQRAESFYRRYGFEASGLLIPLETGAKEREYVYSRPAEPAASV is encoded by the coding sequence ATGAGCGATGACTACGTGATCAGGGCTGTACGGGGCGACGAGTGGGAGAAGGTCAAGGAGCTGCGATTGGTGGCGCTCCGCGATCCGGCTGCGGCCGTGGCCTTTCTGGAGACCGAGGAAGGTGCCCTGGCGCAGGCCGATGAGTTCTGGCAGCAGCGTGCCGCGGGTGCCGCCGAAGGGCGGGGTGCCCGGCAGTTCGTCGCCGAGGCCGGTGACGGGCGGTGGGTCGGGTCCGTGACCCTGCTCATCGAGGCGCAGGGCGGCACCGACTACTTCGGTGAGGCCATCGAGCAGCAGCAAGGCCACATGGTCGGGGTGTTCGTACGGCCCGAGCAGCGGGGAAGCGGGCTCGTGGAGAGGCTGTTCGACGCCGCGCTGGACTGGGCCTGGTCGCTGGAGGAGCCGGCGACTGAGCGGGTGCGGCTGTTCGTGCACGAGGACAACCAGCGGGCGGAGAGCTTCTACCGGCGCTACGGGTTCGAGGCCAGCGGACTGCTGATACCGCTGGAGACGGGTGCCAAGGAGCGGGAGTACGTCTACTCGCGGCCGGCTGAGCCCGCTGCGTCCGTCTGA